GTGAAGAGCATACAGGCGGTAGAAAAAAAGAGTCTTTGCTCGCAAATGCACTGGAGGCTATTATTGCAGCCATATATTTTGACGGTGGATTACCTGCTGCTGATCGTTTTGTAAGGATGGTCTTTGTTGCTCAGATTCAAACAGCTACTCGCGAGGGCATCAGCCTTGATTATAAAACGGATCTTCAGGAATACTGTCAGGGGCATGATCTGGAGTTGCCCTCTTACAGGGTCTCAAAGGAGATGGGGCCTGATCACAAAAAGACCTTTGAGGTTGAACTTTTAATTAATGGTGAGGTATTGGGTTTGGGGATTGGGAAGAATAAGAAAGAGGCTGAACAGAGGGCGGCAAAAGAGACATTAAAATACTTGACAAGCAAATCCTAACCATGATAGATTACCGACCCATGAATAAAAAATATTTATTAGCGCCAGGCCCGACACAAGTGCCGCCTGAAGTCCTCCTAAGAATGGCACATCCTATGATTCATCACCGTTCTCCTGATTTTACACCTGTAATGGAGGAGGTCAGCTCTGGTCTTAGGTGGTTATTTCAGACCAGTAGTGATGTCCTGATACTTGCATCAAGCGGTACAGGTGCAATGGAAGGATCTGTCTCAAACTTTCTAACACCGGGAGATAAGGTCATCACAGTTAATGGAGGTAAGTTTGGTGAGAGATGGGGAAAGATATGCAAGGCATTTGGAATTATAGCTGATGAGATCAAAGTTGAATGGGGTGATGCGGTTGATCCAACGGTTATCTCTGATCTTCTTAAGAAAGATACATCAATAAAAGCAGTGTATGTTCAGGCAAGTGAGACATCAACCGGTGTGGCTCATGACGTAAAGGCAATTGGTGAGATAGTTAAGAATTATCCTGAGACGATCTTCGTAGTAGATGCAATCACTGCCCTTGGTGTCTTTGACTTAAGACCGGATGAATGGGGAATAGATATCCTTATAACCGGATCTCAAAAGGCATTGATGCTGCCGCCGGGTCTTGCCTTTGCAAGTGTTAGTGAAAAGGCCTGGAAGAAGAATGAGACTGCTAAGTGTCCCAGGTTCTACTTTGACTTTAAAAAGGAACGGGATAATATAAAGAAGAATACTACT
This portion of the Nitrospirota bacterium genome encodes:
- the rnc gene encoding ribonuclease III; the protein is MKDEQMRDLEKRLSYNFMNIDLLKEAVTHKSYVNENPDLNAKDNERLEFLGDAVLDLSISSYLVENFPQYQEGELSKFKSMMVSEPSLSKIASELDIGEYLLLGRGEEHTGGRKKESLLANALEAIIAAIYFDGGLPAADRFVRMVFVAQIQTATREGISLDYKTDLQEYCQGHDLELPSYRVSKEMGPDHKKTFEVELLINGEVLGLGIGKNKKEAEQRAAKETLKYLTSKS
- a CDS encoding alanine--glyoxylate aminotransferase family protein; its protein translation is MNKKYLLAPGPTQVPPEVLLRMAHPMIHHRSPDFTPVMEEVSSGLRWLFQTSSDVLILASSGTGAMEGSVSNFLTPGDKVITVNGGKFGERWGKICKAFGIIADEIKVEWGDAVDPTVISDLLKKDTSIKAVYVQASETSTGVAHDVKAIGEIVKNYPETIFVVDAITALGVFDLRPDEWGIDILITGSQKALMLPPGLAFASVSEKAWKKNETAKCPRFYFDFKKERDNIKKNTTAYTPAVSLIIGLQQVLKSLREEGLENIFARHKLLATATREGMKGFGLELLPKSSPSDAVTAVKSPEGFDGQQIYKRLRERHGITAAGGQDHLKGKIFRISHMGYCDKFDVITAIAATEMVLKEMGYPGELGSGLRRAEEVFLKI